The genomic interval CGCGTTCGGCCTCGTCGCGACGGACGAAACTCCGGCTGACGACCCGCTCGAGCAGCCGTTCCACTTCTCGAGCCATGTCCTGTTGTGGCGTGTCCTGCGCGATCTGGATCCCGCGCATGCGGACGAGGTCCAGGGTGCAACGCGGGCTGCATTCACCGAGTCCGGACGCTTCGCATACGCGGTGCGCGGCGCGCGTGGCGAGGGCGCGCGCCACTACCACGACGCGAACGACTTTCCGACGGTGTTCGCACCGGCCTGGGGCTTCTGCGACGCGGAGGATCCGGTCTGGCGGGCGACGATCGACTTCGCGTGGTCTCGGGAGAACGACGGCTACTTCGCCGGCGCGCTCGGCGGCCTTGGCTCGCTGC from Candidatus Limnocylindria bacterium carries:
- a CDS encoding glycoside hydrolase family 125 protein yields the protein AFGLVATDETPADDPLEQPFHFSSHVLLWRVLRDLDPAHADEVQGATRAAFTESGRFAYAVRGARGEGARHYHDANDFPTVFAPAWGFCDAEDPVWRATIDFAWSRENDGYFAGALGGLGSLHTRHPWPLGDLQEIVVARVLGDAARERRGWERLERVETWDGLLPEAYDETTGAVASRHHFAWPAALRALLALDPMLKAP